A portion of the Ptiloglossa arizonensis isolate GNS036 chromosome 11, iyPtiAriz1_principal, whole genome shotgun sequence genome contains these proteins:
- the LOC143152651 gene encoding CD151 antigen isoform X1: METKKMGIPRIFVCCSNIIFLISGFALMSLGALLLADDERILLSRLLGPGDAHPEQPLFYYLAFAVVGLGFLITLTGLLGCWATCLYNRCATVSYFITIILLLIGECTVCVLVVFWPHILGIDVRPARLIRALQRSYAVPGREQFTAALDLAQTTFVCCGINGSSNYGTSWWRLQEIGRRELVVPLSCCALNNANETDSFLNPEPANLTLCQALNPAEHQYARHTMGCLEMLEKWTQDQALIMLTVGLAVIFVEVGALLSTFFVCSKSNKRTKSQTSTFTSTQTLSPFNESDHDFGMGIENRMHVAGTTFGAKS, from the exons atggaaacgaaaaaGATGGGCATACCACGAATCTTCGTGTGCTGCTCGAATATCATTTTTCTG ATATCGGGTTTCGCGTTGATGTCGTTAGGCGCGCTGTTATTGGCCGACGACGAACGCATTCTATTGTCACGTTTGCTGGGACCAGGTGACGCACACCCCGAGCAACCACTCTTCTACTATTTGGCATTTGCCGTGGTCGGTTTGGGATTTCTAATCACGCTCACGGGTCTGCTGGGATGCTGGGCGACTTGTCTCTATAATCGATGCGCTACAGTTTCT TACTTCATCACAATAATTCTACTGCTGATCGGTGAATGTACCGTTTGTGTTCTGGTCGTATTTTGGCCGCACATTTTGGGTATCGATGTCAGACCAGCGCGATTGATACGGGCCTTGCAACGTAGCTACGCTGTGCCTGGCAGAGAACAATTCACAGCAGCCCTTGATCTTGCACAAACCACG TTTGTTTGCTGCGGCATAAACGGAAGCAGCAATTACGGCACCTCCTGGTGGCGGTTGCAGGAAATAGGACGAAGAGAATTAGTGGTGCCTCTCAGTTGCTGCGCCCTGAACAACGCAAACGAGACAGATTCCTTCCTGAATCCCGAACCTGCCAATCTTACTCTCTGCCAGGCTTTGAACCCCGCCGAACACCAATACGCACGGCACACCATG GGTTGCCTGGAGATGCTCGAGAAATGGACGCAAGATCAAGCACTGATAATGCTCACGGTCGGACTGGCCGTGATTTTCGTGGAAGTGGGCGCGCTTCTGAGCACGTTCTTCGTCTGCTCCAAAAGTAATAAGAGAACGAAATCTCAGACCTCGACGTTCACGTCCACGCAGACCCTGAGTCCTTTCAACGAGAGCGATCACGATTTCG GTATGGGGATCGAGAATCGGATGCACGTGGCCGGAACGACGTTCGGTGCTAAATCATGA
- the LOC143152651 gene encoding CD151 antigen isoform X2: MSLGALLLADDERILLSRLLGPGDAHPEQPLFYYLAFAVVGLGFLITLTGLLGCWATCLYNRCATVSYFITIILLLIGECTVCVLVVFWPHILGIDVRPARLIRALQRSYAVPGREQFTAALDLAQTTFVCCGINGSSNYGTSWWRLQEIGRRELVVPLSCCALNNANETDSFLNPEPANLTLCQALNPAEHQYARHTMGCLEMLEKWTQDQALIMLTVGLAVIFVEVGALLSTFFVCSKSNKRTKSQTSTFTSTQTLSPFNESDHDFGMGIENRMHVAGTTFGAKS; encoded by the exons ATGTCGTTAGGCGCGCTGTTATTGGCCGACGACGAACGCATTCTATTGTCACGTTTGCTGGGACCAGGTGACGCACACCCCGAGCAACCACTCTTCTACTATTTGGCATTTGCCGTGGTCGGTTTGGGATTTCTAATCACGCTCACGGGTCTGCTGGGATGCTGGGCGACTTGTCTCTATAATCGATGCGCTACAGTTTCT TACTTCATCACAATAATTCTACTGCTGATCGGTGAATGTACCGTTTGTGTTCTGGTCGTATTTTGGCCGCACATTTTGGGTATCGATGTCAGACCAGCGCGATTGATACGGGCCTTGCAACGTAGCTACGCTGTGCCTGGCAGAGAACAATTCACAGCAGCCCTTGATCTTGCACAAACCACG TTTGTTTGCTGCGGCATAAACGGAAGCAGCAATTACGGCACCTCCTGGTGGCGGTTGCAGGAAATAGGACGAAGAGAATTAGTGGTGCCTCTCAGTTGCTGCGCCCTGAACAACGCAAACGAGACAGATTCCTTCCTGAATCCCGAACCTGCCAATCTTACTCTCTGCCAGGCTTTGAACCCCGCCGAACACCAATACGCACGGCACACCATG GGTTGCCTGGAGATGCTCGAGAAATGGACGCAAGATCAAGCACTGATAATGCTCACGGTCGGACTGGCCGTGATTTTCGTGGAAGTGGGCGCGCTTCTGAGCACGTTCTTCGTCTGCTCCAAAAGTAATAAGAGAACGAAATCTCAGACCTCGACGTTCACGTCCACGCAGACCCTGAGTCCTTTCAACGAGAGCGATCACGATTTCG GTATGGGGATCGAGAATCGGATGCACGTGGCCGGAACGACGTTCGGTGCTAAATCATGA
- the Elp4 gene encoding LOW QUALITY PROTEIN: elongator complex protein 4 (The sequence of the model RefSeq protein was modified relative to this genomic sequence to represent the inferred CDS: inserted 1 base in 1 codon; substituted 2 bases at 2 genomic stop codons), whose amino-acid sequence MDQSIAKGTRFPFIPGTKPSIKNSQLLISTGIPSLDHLIGGGLPIGSLFVVEEDLFGTFTRVILSYFMAEGVGTAQPLFIGSKDVEPSQLVSEMPAVITDIESVGQPQHLDEQMKIVWXYQNLKKIDSSPTGGQVFGISYDLTKTMEKEMIEKADITQWYDVSCPTNDSVFKNSSYSKILKCIQETLNQGQYSVLKTPSKRQVLRIAIHSLRSRSWSSDSQDTSCXDLLKFLHLFRALLRDSYAVALITVRVELLENSVVQRIEHLLDIAIKLESYIRFKRKNNPLFGDHPGTLHLKKLPALNTIAPHNPHSRDLVFKAGHKKVVIEVSDLPPEFVGTTQREXDETARSNKMTIFDVQKYLIRNCIHNKNMKVYIQEEIGSTNTNNDTHNTFMHSVVRYYDQNFTTIVGTRCGMKHILQLINNMTIFFLTLDDCVFKSKMKFIRPTNHICNNRVRMYVHMDISSPPIFLFSAFLFPSDSIHSVAHEGTQRKQNELRDLRIQRIIQEHSSKRIANYAMRHLLTAYQLRMDQSIAKGTRFPFIPGTKPSIKNSQLLISTGIPSLDHLIGGGLPIGSLFVVEEDLFGTFANVILRYFMAEGVGTAQPLFIGSKDVEPSQLVSEMPAVMTDIESVGQPQHLDEQMKIAWRYQNLKKIDSSPTGGQVFGNSYDLTKTMEKEVIEKADITQWYDVSCPTNDSVFKNSSYSKILKCIQETLNQGQYSVLKTPSKRQVLRIAIHSLGSRSWFSDSQDTSRQDLLKFLYLFRALLRYSYAVALITVRVESLENSVVQRVEHLSDIAIRLESFIGSERKSNPLFKDYHGMLHLKKLPALNTIAPHNPYSRDLVFKLGRKKLIIEVLHLPPEFVDTTQREQDETARSNKMSICKYRLRYFNWKCILRRVN is encoded by the exons ATGGATCAGAGTATTGCAAAGGGTACTCGGTTTCCCTTCATACCAGGAACAAAaccttcgataaaaaattcacaACTGTTGATTTCAACCGGAATTCCTTCCTTAGATCATTTAAtag GTGGTGGATTACCTATTGGATCTCTATTTGTTGTTG AGGAagatctatttggtacatttacACGTGTTATCTTAAGTTACTTTATGGCAGAAGGTGTGGGCACGGCTCAACCATTGTTCATAGGATCCAAAGATGTTGAACCATCACAGTTGGTATCAGAAATGCCAGCTGTTATAACAGATATTGAATCAGTTGGTCAACCTCAACATTTAGATgaacaaatgaaaattgttt ggtaccaaaatttaaaaaaaattgattcttctCCGACTGGAGGGCAAGTTTTTGGTATCTCTTATGATcttacaaagacaatggaaaaagaaatgattgaaaaagcTGACATAACACAGTGGTACGATGTTAGTTGTCCCACAAATGattctgtatttaaaaattcgtcttattcgaaaatattaaaatgcatTCAAGAAACCTTGAATCAAGGACAATACTCAGTTTTGAAAACGCCTTCAAAAAGACAAGTTTTAAGAATTGCAATACATTCTTTACGATCGAGATCATGGTCCAGTGATTCTCAGGATACTTCGTGCTAAGATTTATTAAAGTTTTTACATTTGTTTAGAGCACTGTTAAGAGACTCTTACGCAGTTGCGCTAATAACAGTACGTGTGGAACTTTTAGAGAATTCTGTTGTACAACGAATTGAACACTTATTGGATATTGCGATTAAGTTGGAATCATATATAaggtttaaaagaaaaaataatccacTGTTTGGGGACCACCCTGGCACGTTACACCTTAAAAAGTTACCTGCCTTGAACACAATAGCGCCACATAATCCACACTCGCGAGATCTTGTATTCAAAGCAGGTCACAAAAAAGTGGTCATTGAG GTTTCAGATTTACCACCCGAATTTGTTGGTACAACTCAAAGAGAATAAGATGAAACAGcacgatcgaataaaatga CCATCTTCgacgtacagaaatatttaatacgaaACTGTATACATAATAAAAACATGAAAGT GTATAT ACAGGAGGAGATAGGCTCCACGAACACTAACAATGATACGCATAACACATTTATGCATTCTGTAGTACGATATTACGATCAGAATTTTACTACAATCGTTGGAACACGTTGCGGTATGAAACATATTTTACAACTAATAAATAATATGACAATTTTTTTCCT AACGCTGGACGATTGCGTGTTTAAATCGAAGATGAAGTTTATTCGTCC CACGAATCATATCTGTAACAATcgcgtacgtatgtacgtgCATATGGACATTTCATCCCCTCCAATTTTTTTGTTCAGTGCCTTTCTATTTCCTTCCGATTCCATCCATTCGGTCGCGCATGAGGGCACGCAACGCAAGC AAAATGAATTAAGGGATCTACGTATTCAA AGAATAATACAGGAGCATTCTAGCAAAAGGATTGCAAACTATGCAATGCGTCACCTGCTAACTGCGTACCAGTT AAGGATGGATCAGAGTATTGCAAAGGGTACTCGGTTTCCCTTCATACCAGGAACAAAaccttcgataaaaaattcacaACTGTTGATTTCAACCGGAATTCCTTCCTTAGATCATTTAAtag GTGGTGGATTACCTATTGGATCTCTATTTGTTGTTG AGGAagatctatttggtacatttgcAAATGTTATCTTAAGGTACTTTATGGCAGAAGGTGTGGGCACGGCTCAACCATTGTTCATAGGATCCAAAGATGTTGAACCATCACAGTTGGTATCAGAAATGCCAGCTGTTATGACAGATATTGAATCAGTTGGTCAACCTCAACATTTAGATGAACAAATGAAAATTGCTTGGAGGtaccaaaatttaaaaaaaattgattcttctCCGACTGGAGGGCAAGTTTTTGGTAACTCTTATGATcttacaaagacaatggaaaaaGAAGTGATTGAAAAAGCTGACATAACACAGTGGTACGATGTTAGTTGTCCCACAAATGattctgtatttaaaaattcgtcttattcgaaaatattaaaatgcatTCAAGAAACCTTGAATCAAGGACAATACTCAGTTTTGAAAACGCCTTCAAAAAGACAAGTTTTAAGAATTGCAATACATTCTTTAGGATCGAGATCATGGTTCAGTGATTCTCAGGATACTTCACGCCAAGATTTATTAaagtttttatatttgtttagaGCACTGTTAAGATACTCTTACGCAGTTGCGCTAATAACAGTACGTGTGGAAAGTTTAGAGAATTCTGTTGTACAACGAGTTGAACACTTATCGGATATTGCGATTAGGTTGGAATCATTTATAGGCTCTGAAAGAAAAAGTAATCCACTGTTTAAGGACTACCATGGCATGTTACACCTTAAAAAGTTACCTGCCTTGAACACAATAGCGCCACATAATCCATACTCGCGagatcttgtattcaaactaggTCGCAAAAAATTGATCATTGAG GTTTTACATTTACCACCCGAATTTGTTGATACAACTCAAAGAGAACAAGATGAAACAGcacgatcgaataaaatga GTATATGTAAGTATCGCTTGCGCTATTTTAACTGGAAATGCATACTACGGCGCGTGAATTAA